CCCCGGCGGTTCCGGGAGCAGACCCTCTTGCGGCTCGAGTTCGAGGACGACGTCGAACGGGTCTCGCGCGCCCAGCTCGTGCAACTCCTCCGGGACGCGCCTGCACACGCGCCCGAGGCTCGCACAAGGGACTACGGGAGCGCGTGGCTTAGAGAGAAGCGTTCCCTTGCGCTCGTGGTCCCTAGCCTCGTGATGCCGTTCGACGACAACGTCCTC
The Trueperaceae bacterium DNA segment above includes these coding regions:
- a CDS encoding RES family NAD+ phosphorylase; translated protein: MLAWRIFDHAAAYATQPGFDPLDGAGGLQGAARWHHRGHPILYAASNPSLALLEILVHIDPRRFREQTLLRLEFEDDVERVSRAQLVQLLRDAPAHAPEARTRDYGSAWLREKRSLALVVPSLVMPFDDNVL